Genomic window (Asticcacaulis excentricus CB 48):
CCGAATAGATGGTGTCGCGCGCTAGAGTCGGATTGTGCGAATGGCCCAGCATGATGGCGAGGATGACCACCTCAACCAGGACGGCCGACAGGGTAAGGATCATGGTGCCATAGGGTTCGCCGACCTTTTCGGCCAGCACCTCGGCGTGGTGCGCCACGCGCAGCGAAACCAGAATGATCACCCCGATTAGGGCGACAGACGCGATCAGGGCCACGCTCTGACCGGAGCCGACAAGGCTGTGTTCTAGAGGAATGGCAAACGCCGCTACGATCAGCGCGATCAGCAGATTACCTTCTGACTTGAACAGGCCTGCCAAAACGAATCCCCTAGTGTCGAGCGTAAAACAATCGATTGCTGAACTGCGGCATCGGCGCAAAATATGCAATGTTTTTTGCAATCTCAGGGTTAGAGTGCGACATGGAATCCGCTTCTGAAACCTGCCGCATTGATGTCTGGCTGTGGCGCGCCCGCTTTTTCAAGACGCGCGCACTTTCGGCAAAGTTCGCCGAAAGCGGCCTTTTGCGGCAGGTACGTTTTGGTCAGACCACACGCATCCAGAAGGCCGGCCACGCCGTGCGAATCGGCGACCGGCTGACGTTCGCCATCGGGACGCGGCTGATTGATGTGCGAGTGCTCAGCATAGGTGACCGTCGAGGCCCTGCCAGCGAGGCGCAGGGCCTCTATACTGTCTGCGAATAGGTTTCACTCTCAGGTTAATGGCTTAGGCTTAAGCCAAAGCCCTTGGGCGGTTTAGTAAAAATCGCGGTTAGGGTGCGGCTAAAGCCTTGACAGTGCGCGTCGCAAAAGTCATGACCCCCAAACACTTTAACAGACCCTGTTTTGTGGCACCTGTCCCCACCAAAGGCACCTGAGTTCCATGACCTATATCGTCACCGATCCCTGCGTTAAGTGCAAGTTTATGGACTGCGTTGAAGTCTGTCCGGTGGACTGCTTCTATGAGGGTGAAAATTTCCTGGTTATCAATCCGGACGAGTGCATCGACTGTGGCGTCTGTGAACCGGAATGCCCCGTGGACGCCATCAAGCCGGATACCGAGGATGAGCCGGACGGCAAGTGGCTGGAGGTCAACTCCAAGTACGCCCGCGTCTGGCCGAACATCTCGGTTAAGGGCACGCCGCCTGCTGACCGCGAGGATTTCGAGCGAGAGACCGGCAAATTTGAGAAATACTTCTCCGAAAAGCCTGGCGACGGTAAATAAAGCTAGAGAGCGCCGCATCGGCGCTCTTTTTTGTATCCGATCCAGTAACGCCGTCTACCCCGACTGCGCGACTGTTCTGCCCTTCTCCTCCCCGAAGCAGTAGCCACCTTCGGGCTGATCAGGACCATTCTCGGCTGCTTCCGCTTCAGACCTGACTTCACCCCCGCAACCATGGCCTTTACATCACCTCAGCCTACCGCTTCAAACGCTCAACCGCAATTGCCGACCCCGCCGTGACTTTGGTGCGCAGGCTGACCGATAGCTTCGCGGGCCTTGCACTCGCCTCCGTGCCCGGTTTTCTCGCCGCTCAAACCGCAGGTGCAGCCATGGTCTTTGTCGTTTTTAGATGGTTGCTAAAGTCGTCCTCACCTCAGATCTTCCCAGATAGCAAAACCACCCCGGAGAGGATGGCGTTATGACCGTTACCATATATCACAATCCCGACTGCGGCACGTCGCGCAACGTCCTCGCCGTCATCGAAGCTGCGGGATACTCGCCGCAAATCGTCTCCTATCTCAGTGTGGGCTGGAAGCGTGAACAGTTGCTGACCCTGTTTGCTGAGGCCGGTCTGACGCCGCGTCAAGCCCTGCGCGAAAGTAAGTCGCCGGCCACCGAACTGGGCCTGCTGGACCCCGGGGTCAGCGATGAAGCCCTCATCGAGGCCATGCTGACCCATCCCATACTGGTTAACCGCCCCTTCGTCGTTACGCCCAAGGGTACGCGGCTTTGCCGCCCCTCGGAGGTCGTGCTCGATCTGCTGGAACATCGACCAGCCGGTCCTTTTTTCAAAGAAGATGGCGCGCTGGTGATCGACGCCAATGGGCATCGCATGGCGTAGAGTACACGCGCTTGACGAAGCGCGTGTTTCTGCTGTCAAGAGCTACGAGGAAGGCATAACGCAATCCCGCAGTAGGGGGGGTGTCGACCCGGAATGTGGCAATGCGGACACAATTGTATCCTCTCTAATCGGTATCGAACATATTTGCGCCTTTCTGCTTTATTTTTGCCCGAATGCGGTTAGTTGTAGTGCATCAGCCGTGCGGCTTCGGGCTCATATGACACCGGTGTCAAAAGGCACGGCAAAAATAAGGTCACCGAGTTGACCACGAAAAGCAGGGATTCAAAATATGACACATCAGACACCCAAGGGGCGCATTGCATCTTCGACCATTCGCATGACCGCCTCTGTTTCGGCTTTGGCCACAGCGCTGCTGCTGAGCGCGGGGGCTCAGGCGCAGGAGGCTAACCCAGCCGCCGAGGAGCCGACCACGGTCATCGTCACGGGGTATCGCGCCAGCCTGCAAAGCGCGCTGACGACCAAGCGCAAGGCCGACGTGATGATGGATGCCATCAATGCCGAGGACATTGCCGACTTCCCCGATGCCAACTTGGCGGAGTCTCTGCAACGCATCCCCGGAATTTCGATTGACCGGGACAATGGCGAAGGCCGCACGATCACGGTGCGCGGTCTGGGGGCCGACTTCACGCGCGTGCGTATCAATGGCCTCGAAGCGCTATCTACGGCCGGGGCCAATGACGCCGGTTCCAACCCCAACCGCTCGCGGGCGTTTGACTTTAACACCTTTGCCTCTGAACTGTTCAACAGCCTGCGTGTGCGTAAAAGTTCTTCGGCGGAAACCGATGAAGGTTCGCTGGGTGCGACGGTTGATTTGATCACAGGCCGTCCGTTCGATTACAAGAAGGATCAGTTCGCCTTTTCAATTCAGGACGCCTACTACGACAATGGCGGCTTCCACAACCCACGCGTCACGGGGCTGATCTCGAAGCGCTGGGCCGATGGGAAGCTGGGCTTCCTGGCCTCGGTGGCCTATTCCGAGCGTGATTCCGAGAACGATCAGTACCGCCGCGGTATCGGTCAGTCGGAATATCTGTATCGAAACGCCACATGGGCCACTTTGGAAAACCCCCGTCGCGCGGGTTTCTCGGCTCCTGCAGGGACGACCTTCACCAACAGCATTTCCAACCCGACGGCTACGAACACGACCGGTACGGTGAGCTCGACGCCGGCCATCACCAACACCAACTATATCAATGCGGTGACCGGTTCGGATCCGGCAGCTTATGCGTTGCTTCATAATCCGCTGAATTCGTCTCTGGTTCGTATTCCTGCCTTGGGTTCAATCGAGCAGCAGGATCTACATCAGGAGCGCCTAGGCATCACTGCCTCGTTCCAGATGCAGCCGAACCCCAATACACGCGTCTCAATCGACGGGCTTTACTCTAAGTTCCGCAATGAGAGCACCATCTATCAGGTGTCGTCGGTGGGGCTGAATCGTGACAATACCAATGCGGGTTATGCCACTTCGGCTAATACGGTCACGACCGATACGGCTACAGCGCGCACGACTCGCCGCAACCTTTATCCCGGCACCTGTACAGCACGTGACGCGACGGATTTGCTTGCGGCTATCGACTGTGGTCAAGCACAGAATGGTAATACTCTGGTCCCAGGTACTTTTTTCTCGTTCAATCCGAACAACCTCGATCCTTACGATTACTATAATTCACCGACGGTCAATGGTGCGGCCAATCCCGGCTACGTTGCCTCTACCGATCTTCTGGGCTTCCGCGACCGGCTGATTGGGCGTCAGTCCACGGACGTTCTGGCCGCCAACGTGTCGAATGGCGTCGCCGACTATCTGGTGCTGCGCAACGTCGATTGGCGCTCAGCGGCCGACCGAAATTTCTACACCACGGAGTTCAAGCAGCTCTCGTTCAACCTGAATCAGAGGTTCACCGATCGCCTGACGGGGGATTTTACTTTTGGGGCGTCGGAGTCTTATAACGAAAATCAGGGTCTGCTGGTTGAATTCAACCGCATGGATGCGCCGGAAAGTTTCGTGTTTGACGAACGCGGCGGCGGGGAGATGCCGGTATTCAACCTCGGTTTCAACGCGGCTGATCCCACCAATTGGGGCATGGTCAAGGGCTTTTCGGGTATCCGTCATTTCCAGCGTTTTGTGACCAATAAATACGCTGGAGCCAAGGCGGATTTCGGCTATGAGCTGAACGAAAATCTGTCGCTCAAGTTCGGCGTCACCTCACGCAAGTACGACTTCCAGACCAATCTGCTGGAGCGTGAAAATGACCTGCTCAACCCCACTGAAAAGGAAGCGAAGGTTTCCGTGGCCTCCCTTGGGAAGGTCATCCAGTTTGGGGAGGGGCTGGAAGTGCCGGGCGGTACGACGACTTCATTCTTCGCCCCATCCATCGAAGGCTTCAATTCGCTGTTCGACTTCACCTGCAATTGCATCAACAAGTGGGGTGATTGGCGCATCCACGGCAAGCGCAATGGCGGCCGCGAAAACTTCAAGGTGCAAGAGCGCAGCGAAGGCGGCTATCTGCAACTCAACTTCGACTACGATGTGCTGGGCGGCAACGTCTTCGGTAATATCGGCGTGCGTCAGGTCAAGACGGACCTGACCTCTTATGGTACTACATCAGCGGGCCGACCAATCACTGGGCGCAACGAATACACGGACACCCTGCCATCGTTTAACGTGGCCTGGCAGGTTATCCCCAACGTCTATCTACGCGCCGCTGCGGCCAAGGTGATGGCGCGCCCACTTCTGGGCAACCTGTCGCCGTCCATTACCGCCATCAGTATTCCCAATACTGGCGGTGCGACGGGCGCAACCCTGACCATCGGAAACCCGAAGCTGCAACCCTTCCGCGGCAAGACCTACGACCTGTCGGCGGAATGGTACTTCGCCAAGGGTGGTCTTCTTTCAATGGCGGTGTTCAAGAAGGACATCGCCTCCTATCCGCAGACAGTTCTGTTCTCCGCCCCCCTGTCGACCTTCCTGTCGACGGAAGATTTGGCCTCGCTGCGCGCACAGTTCACCAATGTTAACCAACTGGCCTATATCGACGGCAATGGCGAAGCGACGGCGCGGCAGTTCCGCGATGCACCCGGCGGCACGCTGGAAGGCTGGGAATTCAGCTATCAGCAGGACTTCACCTTCTTGCCGTGGATTCTCAAAAACACTGGTGTGCAGTTCAATATGACGCACATCGATTCCAAGCTCACCTATATCCTGGATCCTGGCACCTCGACGGTGGCTCCGACCTTTGGCAACGGGCCGTGGCTGGGGGCGTCTCCCGACGCCATCAACCTGACGCTCTACTATGAAACGGATATGTTCAGTGCGCGCGTTTCGATGGCCAAGCGCGAAGGCTATTACACGACCTATCCGCTGGCCTCCGGGTCATGTTCGCCGGGTCTGAACAGCGATGGTACGGCCTGTAATTCGCCGCTGATCAACGATTTCGCGGGCTCTCTGCCGACTCAAAACGTTGACTTCTCGATGAGCTACAAGCCGACCAAGCGCCTAACCGTCACGCTTGAAGGTCTGAACATGACCAATGAAACGACCAACCGTTTCGGCTATGGCGCCACCAGCCAGACTGTGGTCAGCCAGTACGGCTCGACCGGCCGTCAATTGACGCTGGGCGTGCGGTACAAGTACTAAAGCGCTTGCGGAAAAGTGTGATGCCTTCTTCGAATAAAAAAATTCTATCGAACAAGGAATTTAGAAGCATGAGACGGCTAAACTGAGCCGTCGGATGCTCTCGACTCGGGCGTTTTGGAGCATAAACGAGGGCAGGCGAAGCCATGAGATGGTCGTCTGCCCTTCTGTTTTGGCAATAAGCCTGATCATGGAAACCTTACCTCGCGAGTCACACCCATGACGATCCATCGACGCAATACCCTCAAATGTCTCGGTCTTGGAGCATTTCTGTTTGGAGCCCCCGCCGGGGCCGTTGCGGCTCCTAAGGCCAGGCGTACGACATGGCCCAAGGGAATAGAGGGGCAGCGTCAGCCGGATTTGGGTGATGGCACCTTCCTCAATCCCATCATGGCCGGGGACCACCCCGATCCGTCCATCCTGAAGGACGGCGACGACTATTACATGACGTTTTCGACCTTCGATGCCTATCCGGGGCTGGTGATCTGGCATTCGAGGGATATGGTCAACTGGCGGCCCATCGGCCCGGCTCTGACCCAGAATGTCGGCTCGGTCTGGGCCCCGGAGTTGTGTAAGCACAACGGCCGCTACTATCTTTATATCCCGACCAAAAAGACCTCGGCACCGGGCTCAAAGACCACCTCGTGGGTGATCTGGGCCGACTATATCGAGGGCCCGTGGTCTGAGCCCATCGACCTGGACCTGCCCAACCATATCGACCCCGGCCATGCAGTGGGCGAAGACGGGTCGCGCTGGCTATTCCTGTCTGGCGGTGATCGCGTGCGCTTGGCAGACGATGGTCTGTCGAAGGCGGGTGAGGTCGAGCACGTCTATGAGCCGTGGCGCTATCCGTCCGACTGGGTGGTCGAAGGGTTTTCGCCCGAAGGCCCGAAGATCACGCGGCATGGCCAGTATTACTACATGATCCTCGCTGTCGGGGGTACGGCGGGCCCGCCGACCGGGCATATGGTCATTGCGGCGCGCTCGAAGTCGATCAACGGTCCGTGGGAGCATCACCCGCGCAATCCGTTGGTGCGCACGACCTCGGTCGAGGAAAGGTGGTGGTCGCGCGGCCATGCCACGCTTGTGGAGGGGCCTGCCGGTGACTGGTGGGGCGTCTATCACGGCTATGAAAACGGCTTTTGGACGCTGGGGCGGCAGACGCTTCTGGCCCCGGTGGCGTGGTCAAAGGATGGCTGGTTTGATTTTGGCGGTGGTGATCTGTCGCAGCCTATAAAGAAGCCCAAGGGTGGCAAGCCGCATGGTTTTCAGCCGCCGCACGGATTTGCCCTGTCGGACGACTTTACAACCGACAAGTACGGCATCCAGTGGAACTTTTTTAACCCGTCGCCGGACGAGAAAGCCCGCATCCGCCGCGAAAACGGTGTGCTGCATCTTACGGCCACAGGTCAGGCCCCCAGTTCAAGCTCGCCCCTGATCACTATTGTCGGTGATCCGGCCTATGAGATTGAGATGGAGATCGAAATCGACGAAGGCGTGCGCGCTGGCCTGCTGCTGTTCTACGACACCAAACTCTATTGTGGTCTGGGCTTTGACGGCAAAAACTTCGTTACGCATCAGTACGGTATCGAGCGCGGGCGTCCGGTCAATCCCCATGGTCGCCGGATGTTCATGCGTCTGTGCAACGACCGGCATATTGTGACCTTTGACACCTCATCGGATGGCCAGACCTGGCGACGCTTTGATCGTGGCATGGAGGTGTCGGGCTATCATCACAATGTGCGTGGTGGTTTCCTGATGCTCAAGCCCGGCTTCTATGCCGCCGGGCAGGGCGAGGCACGCTTCCGCAACTTCCGGTACCGGGCGCTGTGAAAGCTTTTGAGTCTGCATGCTAGGTCATTGGATGTTTTGCGGGGCGAGCGGATCGAGATTGCGTTGGGCGTCTACCGAGAGAAACTCAGCCTGTCGAAGTTGGGCGTGCATCTGGTGGGGGTAGGCAAAAAGCCGGAGAACGTGGTCATTGTATAGGGTGATAGCGTGAAAATGGCCGGTGGCACGGGCAAGTCGGCGTCGCTTACTGTCAGCGGCGATGGCTTTCGCGCCAGCGGCCTGGCGATACAGGACGATTACCACCTCACTCAGCCCGAAAACCCTCCAGTCGTGGCCTTATCGGTGAGGGCGGATTGGGCGGTGCTAACCAAGGTCCGGCTACTGGGGCGCAGGCCCGCCTCTATGTAGGATCCAAGAAACCGGCAATACCGAGCGGCCCGTCCTATAACTATCGCCATATCGAAGCATATATCGATTTCATTTTCGGTAATGCGCTGGCCTTCTTTGATCGCTCCCATTTCCATATCATTGAATGGAGCGGTGTCTTTATCACGGCTCATAGCCGGACAGTCGACAGAGAAACGACAGCCTATGGGTTCGATCATTGCCGCATGCCCACAGCAGGCAAGGGGAGGTACTATTTTGGGCGGGCGTGAATGGACGCGGGATTAGACCGAGACTTACGCCACGGCGCACTTTGCCGGCTACCATTCCAGTGGACCGGGCGCAGCTGTCAGTCAGCGGGTCTTCTGAGCCGAGCGACTTACTGCTGATCAGGTGGCAAAATGGCGACTGAACGCTGTGTTTCTGGAGCGTCGCTGGATTAGGTAACGCTGTGGTCTAATTTTCTCTTTCTCTCGATATCATGTTCAAATACCGCTCACACGTCTCAACATATCGCTTTAGCGCTCCGGACGCGTAAGTATCCAGGTGAGCGCTTCTATCTGTTCCTTCAGGGCGGCGACCTCCGTCGTTAGCTCACCAATGGCTTTGGCCTCCGTGGGAGGGGGCGACGGCGAGCATTTTTCCGCCTGAACTCGTTGCATGGCCTCCAGCATCACGCCGATAAACAGGTTCAACACGGTAAAGGTCGCCACCAGAATGAAGACGATTATGAAGGGAATGGCGGCGGCGTGGGTCGCTGCCAGACTGCGCGCGATGTCGGCCCAGCCTTCGAGCGTCATGATCTGGAACAGGCTGAACAGCGAGGCATCCAGCGTGCCGAACCATTGCGGGTGCGTGGCCCCGAACAGCTGGCTGGCCATCACCGCCGAGACGTAATAGATGATCACCAGTATCGCCCCGATGGACCCTATTCCGGGCAGGGCCGCCACTATGCCGCCGATGACACGTCGCAGGCTGGGGAAAACAGAAATCAATCGCAACACCCGCAGCACCCTGAGGGCGCGCAGGACGCTGAAGGCGCCTGCGGCGGGCACAAGAGACACGATGATGATGCTCGCATCAAATAGGTTCCACGGGTCGCGAAAGAACCGCCAGCCCTGCGCAAACAGACGCATACACAATTCAACCACAAACACAGACAACAGGATCTGATCGATGTAAGACAGAAATGCACCGGTCGAGGCCACGATGGCGGGATAGGTCTCTAGCCCAAGAACTATCGCGTTGAGAATAACCAACGTGACGACCGTGGCGGTAAAGGCGGGGTGTTCGATGATCGTCAAAACCTGACGCCGTGTGTATTTGAGCGTCATGACCTGTGGCCTCGCGATTTGCGGGTCATTATGAGGGAAATAAGCACACCGGCGGCAATCAGGCCCAGAGTCACCCCGAGCGAAATATTGGAGGGAAACTTCTCCAGACCCATCGCATCGGCGATGAAGGTCTTCGAGCCAATGAAGATCAACACGATGGCCAGCGCAGGCTTCAGATAGCGGAAGCGATGGATGATCGCCGCCAGCGCAAAGTACAAGGCGCGCAGACCCAGAATGGCGAAAATATTGCTGGTGAAGACGATGAATGGGTCCAGCGTGATGGTGAAGATGGCCGGCACGCTATCGACGGCAAAGATCAGATCAACAAATTCTATCAGGGCCAGCGCGACGAGAAGCGGCGTAGCATAGGTGCGCCATTTGCCCGTTTTCGGATCGGGCTGACGGGTCAGGAACTTCTGCCCGTCAAGGCCGGCGCTGATTGGAAAGATCCGCCGCATCAGCTTCAGCAGCGGATTGTTGCCAATGTCGGGGTGCTTGTCGCCGACAAACAGCATCTTGATGCCGGTGAAAATCAAGAAGACGGCGAAAACGTAAAGCACCCAGCTGTATTGGGATACCAGCGTGGCCCCCAGCGCGATCATTATACCGCGCAGGACGATAACGCCTAGTATCCCCCAAAACAGCACGCGGTGCTGATAGAGTGGCGGGATGGCAAAGTAGGTGAATATCAGCGAGATAACGAAGACATTATCAAGCGCCAGAGTCTTTTCGACGATAAAGCCCGTCAGATATTCTTTACCGGCTTGATCGCCCAGCGACCACCACACCCACCCGCCAAAGGCCAGCGCGATGGCGATATAGAAGGCCGACATCCACAGGCTTTCGCGGATGCTGACCTCATGCGTCTTGCGATGCAGAATACCAAGATCAAAGGCCAAAAGCGCAACGACGATGCCGACGAAACTGGCCCACATCCACAAGGGCTTGTCCATGACCGGCGTGACAAGAAACTCCATCATACGGATCGATCCTGTTCGTCAGAAAAAGGAAGGTTGTGCGGACGCGCAGGACGCTGACGGGCATAGAGGGGCATAAGTCCATCGAGGTTGAGC
Coding sequences:
- the arsC gene encoding arsenate reductase (glutaredoxin) (This arsenate reductase requires both glutathione and glutaredoxin to convert arsenate to arsenite, after which the efflux transporter formed by ArsA and ArsB can extrude the arsenite from the cell, providing resistance.); its protein translation is MTVTIYHNPDCGTSRNVLAVIEAAGYSPQIVSYLSVGWKREQLLTLFAEAGLTPRQALRESKSPATELGLLDPGVSDEALIEAMLTHPILVNRPFVVTPKGTRLCRPSEVVLDLLEHRPAGPFFKEDGALVIDANGHRMA
- the fdxA gene encoding ferredoxin FdxA; this translates as MTYIVTDPCVKCKFMDCVEVCPVDCFYEGENFLVINPDECIDCGVCEPECPVDAIKPDTEDEPDGKWLEVNSKYARVWPNISVKGTPPADREDFERETGKFEKYFSEKPGDGK
- a CDS encoding RNA-binding S4 domain-containing protein — its product is MESASETCRIDVWLWRARFFKTRALSAKFAESGLLRQVRFGQTTRIQKAGHAVRIGDRLTFAIGTRLIDVRVLSIGDRRGPASEAQGLYTVCE
- a CDS encoding TerC family protein; the encoded protein is MEFLVTPVMDKPLWMWASFVGIVVALLAFDLGILHRKTHEVSIRESLWMSAFYIAIALAFGGWVWWSLGDQAGKEYLTGFIVEKTLALDNVFVISLIFTYFAIPPLYQHRVLFWGILGVIVLRGIMIALGATLVSQYSWVLYVFAVFLIFTGIKMLFVGDKHPDIGNNPLLKLMRRIFPISAGLDGQKFLTRQPDPKTGKWRTYATPLLVALALIEFVDLIFAVDSVPAIFTITLDPFIVFTSNIFAILGLRALYFALAAIIHRFRYLKPALAIVLIFIGSKTFIADAMGLEKFPSNISLGVTLGLIAAGVLISLIMTRKSRGHRS
- a CDS encoding TonB-dependent receptor domain-containing protein, with protein sequence MTHQTPKGRIASSTIRMTASVSALATALLLSAGAQAQEANPAAEEPTTVIVTGYRASLQSALTTKRKADVMMDAINAEDIADFPDANLAESLQRIPGISIDRDNGEGRTITVRGLGADFTRVRINGLEALSTAGANDAGSNPNRSRAFDFNTFASELFNSLRVRKSSSAETDEGSLGATVDLITGRPFDYKKDQFAFSIQDAYYDNGGFHNPRVTGLISKRWADGKLGFLASVAYSERDSENDQYRRGIGQSEYLYRNATWATLENPRRAGFSAPAGTTFTNSISNPTATNTTGTVSSTPAITNTNYINAVTGSDPAAYALLHNPLNSSLVRIPALGSIEQQDLHQERLGITASFQMQPNPNTRVSIDGLYSKFRNESTIYQVSSVGLNRDNTNAGYATSANTVTTDTATARTTRRNLYPGTCTARDATDLLAAIDCGQAQNGNTLVPGTFFSFNPNNLDPYDYYNSPTVNGAANPGYVASTDLLGFRDRLIGRQSTDVLAANVSNGVADYLVLRNVDWRSAADRNFYTTEFKQLSFNLNQRFTDRLTGDFTFGASESYNENQGLLVEFNRMDAPESFVFDERGGGEMPVFNLGFNAADPTNWGMVKGFSGIRHFQRFVTNKYAGAKADFGYELNENLSLKFGVTSRKYDFQTNLLERENDLLNPTEKEAKVSVASLGKVIQFGEGLEVPGGTTTSFFAPSIEGFNSLFDFTCNCINKWGDWRIHGKRNGGRENFKVQERSEGGYLQLNFDYDVLGGNVFGNIGVRQVKTDLTSYGTTSAGRPITGRNEYTDTLPSFNVAWQVIPNVYLRAAAAKVMARPLLGNLSPSITAISIPNTGGATGATLTIGNPKLQPFRGKTYDLSAEWYFAKGGLLSMAVFKKDIASYPQTVLFSAPLSTFLSTEDLASLRAQFTNVNQLAYIDGNGEATARQFRDAPGGTLEGWEFSYQQDFTFLPWILKNTGVQFNMTHIDSKLTYILDPGTSTVAPTFGNGPWLGASPDAINLTLYYETDMFSARVSMAKREGYYTTYPLASGSCSPGLNSDGTACNSPLINDFAGSLPTQNVDFSMSYKPTKRLTVTLEGLNMTNETTNRFGYGATSQTVVSQYGSTGRQLTLGVRYKY
- a CDS encoding ion transporter: MTLKYTRRQVLTIIEHPAFTATVVTLVILNAIVLGLETYPAIVASTGAFLSYIDQILLSVFVVELCMRLFAQGWRFFRDPWNLFDASIIIVSLVPAAGAFSVLRALRVLRVLRLISVFPSLRRVIGGIVAALPGIGSIGAILVIIYYVSAVMASQLFGATHPQWFGTLDASLFSLFQIMTLEGWADIARSLAATHAAAIPFIIVFILVATFTVLNLFIGVMLEAMQRVQAEKCSPSPPPTEAKAIGELTTEVAALKEQIEALTWILTRPER
- a CDS encoding family 43 glycosylhydrolase, yielding MTIHRRNTLKCLGLGAFLFGAPAGAVAAPKARRTTWPKGIEGQRQPDLGDGTFLNPIMAGDHPDPSILKDGDDYYMTFSTFDAYPGLVIWHSRDMVNWRPIGPALTQNVGSVWAPELCKHNGRYYLYIPTKKTSAPGSKTTSWVIWADYIEGPWSEPIDLDLPNHIDPGHAVGEDGSRWLFLSGGDRVRLADDGLSKAGEVEHVYEPWRYPSDWVVEGFSPEGPKITRHGQYYYMILAVGGTAGPPTGHMVIAARSKSINGPWEHHPRNPLVRTTSVEERWWSRGHATLVEGPAGDWWGVYHGYENGFWTLGRQTLLAPVAWSKDGWFDFGGGDLSQPIKKPKGGKPHGFQPPHGFALSDDFTTDKYGIQWNFFNPSPDEKARIRRENGVLHLTATGQAPSSSSPLITIVGDPAYEIEMEIEIDEGVRAGLLLFYDTKLYCGLGFDGKNFVTHQYGIERGRPVNPHGRRMFMRLCNDRHIVTFDTSSDGQTWRRFDRGMEVSGYHHNVRGGFLMLKPGFYAAGQGEARFRNFRYRAL